In the Triticum aestivum cultivar Chinese Spring chromosome 2B, IWGSC CS RefSeq v2.1, whole genome shotgun sequence genome, CGGGCAACATGGTAATGGTTGGGGACGGGTGGTCTTGTGATGGTTCAAGGCATTCGATATCGGGCGCCTTGTCTGGGAAGAGCTTAAGTTCCCGTGGTGGTACGGTGCTGCATAAGAGTGTTGCATGACTGTTGGCTGCTGAAAGGCGAATGTTGTGCTTGTGACGGTCGGTGGCTGTGCTGGAAAAACTGTGCCGCCGGTGTGAGAAACAGGGTGAGGCGATCCAGCGGTACCATGGCCCCAACCTGGGTTGCCCGCGACCCATATCATCATATCATTTTTGTAGCTCCAGAATTGCAGAGCGCACTGTTCCCATCCTGCAGCTCATTCTTCTCCACTGTAACCTGTCTGTGGAAAGAATGAACCAACTGCTCAGTTATGTAGGTATCATGTGATAAAATGCAGTGCCACAATATAAAAAAAATTCTGGAATGATGATTTTGGCATGATTCTTTCCTAGTTATCGTATGCATTTCGTCGGAAAAAAGTTAGCGTATGCATAAATGAAATAATTTGCAGTCCATAGGGTCAGATACTTATTCGAAACCATCAAGTCCGTAACACTGTTTTTGTTTCTTTTCCTAACAAGGAAACTGCAAGGAAGGAAAGATAATTCTAGCTAGAAACGAGTTACATAATAAGATTCATTCTGCAGGGTGCTATTCTCCATTCGGAGAGACTCTAATTGCGTAAGCAGATGTCGAAGTATTTGAGTGGTGTCAGTCAATATACATGCTTTCCCATTGCTCTGCCTGTGTGCTTCTGCAAAATGATGTTGCATTCGATTGATCGGAATAAAATGTTGTTTGATTGAGTAACAGACTTGACTGATATCAGAAATATAGTAAGATGGTTATAAAAGCAGGTAATACACATTAATTCACAGTCCCTCTTAGGCTGCTTTACACAGCAAGTTAATGTCGGAGCTGAAGCTTGACAGATGGTTAGTTTATCCATGTTTCTATCAGCATAAACATATATACATTAGGATCCTTTATCAAAAAAGGAATATATACATTAGGATTTACTAGGGAAATGCATGACACATACTGAACCCCACTATTCACCCGAAGGGACATGGATGAGAACAACGACATGCAGATTCTCATGCCCACGCTCAATTGTAACATTCCAAACAACCACATAGAATTCATATGACTGTCCTGATATGCATGATGAAGTTAGTTAGGTTCATCTAAAGCATATGACATATAGTTGCACTAGTAATCCTAGTACTATAAATACTGAGCGCTTCTCCACATTGAACCCGTTCTCAATTCTATTGCCAATGAGAATTAAGAAGTTGGAGTATATATTTATCTATATTTATAATAGTGTGTGAGATATTGGAGTGAACCAAAAAGTTGAAGGTTGGAGGTTCCGGTTGCCTCCAGCGATAGCAGTAACGTCTCACCACCCCACTAATCTTTGTCTTTCTAGTGGACATTGGCATTGAAGGCATGCGTTGGGGAGTCAGAAGACCACCTCCCGTTGGTGAATCGTTGTTTGAATAGGCTAGGTACTATTACATCCATCTTGCCACAACATGAACAAAGATTTCAATAGTTTTTTTAGAGGAAAGGGGCTCTCGAAAGCCCCGGCTCCATTTGTATTGTACAAACGAAACCACACAGGTCCACCATCATGTTACAAGCACGCGGGGGATACACAGCACACACGCTGCCCCAGCAAAGATCAGTCCGAGCCTCAAATGAAACTACGGCAACTACTAAAGAGAAATAAACTAGACCCGAAGATACTCCAGCCAGCAGAGAAAGAGATCAGAGACGAGACGAGAATACATCATGCAGAGCTCAAGGGAACATCTGATCTCAATCAGTAGCACGGTTGTGCAGCACCTCCGAGCACTTCAGAAGGCCTACCCACGGTCCAGACatagcaaggggggggggggctcgcgcTACCTGCTCCAGCTTTGTCACCAAGTGCATCACCCTTTCTTTGACAGGGCCAGAGCATCGAACCACCCAACGTCCAGCATAGAAGCAGTCTTTCTCGACAGAATCTGCATCCCAAGCCAGGGAACATGGTTGAAACAAATGTCGTTACGATATTTCCACGGAGTCCATAGGACAACAGGGTGAAGTAAGcaatctgaaagcacaagtgctccctggatgattttggtaattaatgtcaacatatctcttgttggactaatacttttacctagtatgtttcagataagttcaacaatggagtgacatggactagaggatgtggaaccccttcaagatgctaaggacaaaaggattggctcaagctcaaagaacaagactctacattttacttttagtgatccaatatcacattgagtccataggaaagccgatactattaagagggggtgaggtgttgcttaatggcttgcttgctcaaagtgcttagtgatatgctccaaaaccctcaaccactttctcacatacacatatgtcccaaaccaaaagtcaaactcggccctaccaaatctttctatccggcgccaccgagttcaattgacatagccactgccagaaaccctagtcttttcggtctcaccgatatgggattgtaatctctctgtttccttttgtaacgtttcggtctagcCGTGATGAACCGACCAGtcacaccgagattgcaatgcaaactctctgtttccctttcataatgtttcggtccaaccgagatgagcaaatcggtcccatcgagtttgcctgaccaactctctggttagcttattaccaaaattggtctcaccgagtttgtgtaatcggtctcgccgagattacgttatgccctaatcctaatgatatcggtcccaccgagttgacatgttggtcccatcgaaatgcctaacggtcacattatgaactaaatcagtctgaccgagtttaacgattcggtcccaccgagtttggtaagttgtgtgtaacggttagattttgtgtggaggctatatatacccctccacccactcttaattcatggagagagccatcagaacatgcctacacttccactatccATTTTCTAAGagggaaccacctacacttgtgttgagatcaagatattccattcctaccacataaatcttgatctctagccttccccaagttgctttccactcaaatattatttccaccaaatccaaatcctttgagagagagttgagtgttggggagaatatcatttgaagcacaagagcaaggagttcatcatcaacacaccatctattaccttttggagagtggtgtatcctaggttggttaggtgtcacttgggagcctccgtcaagattgtggagttgaaccaaggagtttgtaagggcaaggagatcgcctacttcgtgaagatctacccgagtgaggcaagtccttcgtgggcgacgacaatggtgggatagacaaggttgcttcttcgtggacccttcgtgggtggagccctccgtggactcgcgcaactattacccttcatgggttgaagtctccatcaacgtggatgtacgatagcaccacctatcggaaccatggataaaaaatctcagtatctccaaattgcgtttgcacactccaatcccattcccttactttcttgcaagttgcatgctttactttccgctgctcatatactctttgcatgcttgcttgatttgcattgtgaatggttaaacttgtgccaaaactccactccaacttaaagaaattaaaaactaccaACTTTATGTGTtgagtgtctattcacccccctctagacccctcttctcgatcctttcaattggtatcagagctttggtctccattgctttggtttaatcaccattggaagaagatggatgagtctactttggggagtcttagacatagagtgcctatacttgatggagagtattttcatgagtgaaaaaatgagatgcttgtgattttcaatgaatatcatttgaacaagtacattactagtccttgtgcacctcatgttgatcctatccatcctacccttgatgagtccattaacatgattcgcaatcttagaactgttaatcttatcagtAGAGGCTTGCCTggaaacttgattggttgcttgcctactcttgaatgtgcctacaccatatggaaatttcttgaggaacgatttctaaattattccttgcaaaatctagatgaaattctccataagtctattgccttgagtaagtgaattccaatgatcctaagtttggtgattgtctatttgagcttacaaatcttatgcgtgccaaaggaggggttggaattattagtgatattatctccgaagctattagaattcataaagatgactattgtcaaaatcatttgtctaacgaatcaccctctctaggaattgatccaccacatgacgatgttgaacatggatactatgatgaggatgatgatggtgactttgatcttgatgatgcaatgagacattttggtcttatggcaaatcttcggggatacatggcaggaggaaaggaatgggtccttgatagtggatgtaccgatcacatgaccggagataaagataagtttggtgagcttgctgaaaacaatggcccttgaaagtatgtcactttcggtgataactcaaagggtaaggtggttggcctcggtaaggtggccatctcacatgatagctccatacaaaatatcatgctcgttgaatctcttggctacaatttactttcagcatctagacttgctgatttcggtttcaatgtcctgtttactgaagtagattgccaagtgtttcgaagagataatcataaaatggtctttaccggtatgcgcaaaggtgatctttacattgttgatttcactaaaaaggttcaacctaaaacttgcttaattgctaaatcttctaaaggttggttgtggcatagacggttaggtcatgtgggcatgtgaaaccttgacaagcttattaaaggtgatcatatccttggagttaaagatgtcatatttgataaggatagactttgcagtgcttgtcaagcaggtaaacaggttggaggaagccatcccgtgaagaacatcatgaccacacggagaccgctcgagctacttcacatggatctctttggtcccaacgcttacaaaagtctcggtggaaactcatttggtcttgttatagttgatgatttttcaagatttacgtgggtgttctttctttatgataaatcacaggtccaaaagatcttcaaaaacttcgctaggaaggcctaAAATCAATttaaagtgaagatcaagaaggttcgcagcgacaacggaacggagttcaagaacgcaaatgtggacacctttcttgacgaaaaaagaatttcacatgagttctcggctacgtacacacttCAACAAAATGgaattgttgagaggaagaaccggacgctcatcgaaatggcgagaacgatgattgatgagtacaagacgccgaagcacttttgagcagaagcggttgagacagattgccatgcaacaaatcacttgtatcttcacaagctactcggcaagacggcatacgagctcgtcaccctacattcttgataagcatcgtcgttctaaatttgcaattcctacaagcatatgtttctccctcataataattttcagtagcatcatgaatgaattcaacaatataaccagcacataaagcattcttttcatgatctacaagcatagaatttttattactctccacataagcaaatttattctcatcaatagtagtgggagcaaactcaacaaaataactatcatgtgagacataatccaattgaaaactaaaatcatgatgacaagtttcatggttatcattattcttaatagcatacaagtcatcacaataatcatcatagatagcaactttgttctcataatcaattagaacctcttccgaaatagtggattcatcactaaataaaggtcatgacctctccaaatccactttcataattatcacaataagattcaacaccctccaaaatagtgggatcattacttcctaaagttgacactcttccaaacccactttcatcaatataattatcacaaataggaggcatgctttcatcacaataaatattctcatcaaaacttgggggactaaacatatcatcttcatcaaacatagcatccccaagcttgtggctttgcatatcattagcatcatgggtattcaaggaattcatactaataacattgcaatcatgctccttattcaaagatttagtgccaaacattttatagatttcttcttctagcacttgagcacaattttccttaccatcattctcacgaaagatattaaaaagatgaagcgtatgagacaaactcaattcaatttttttgtatttttcttttatagactaaactagtgataaaacaagaaacgaaaagattcgattgcaagatctaaagatataccttcaagcactcacctccccggcaacggcgccagaaaagagcttgatgtctactacacaacactTTTCTTGTAgatgttattgggcctccaagtgcagaggtttgtaggacattagcaaatttccctcaagtggatgacctaaggtttatcaatctgtaggaggcgtaggatgaagatggtctctctcaaacaactctgcaaccaaataataaagagtctcttgtgtccccaacacacccaatacaatggtaaattgtataggtgcactagttcggtgaagagatggtgatacaagtgcaatatggatggtagataaaggtatttgtaatctgaaattataaaaacagcaagataactaatgataaaagtgagtgtaaacggtattgcaatggtaggaaacaaggcctaaggttcatactttcactagtgcaagttctctcaacaataataacataactggatcatataactatccctcaatatgcaacaaagagtcactcaaaagcaactaatagccgagaacaaacaaagagattatggtagggtacggaaccacctcaaagttatcctttttgatattcaagagtccgtagtaaaataacatgaagctattctttccgttcaatctatcatagagttcatactagaataacaccttaagacacaaatcaaccaaacccctaatgtcacctagatactccattatcacctcaagtatccgtgggcatgattatacgatatgcatcacacaatctctgattcatctattgaaccgacacaaagtacttcaaagagttccccaaagtttctaccggagagtcaagacgaaaacgtgtgccaacccctatgcataagttcacaaggtcactgaacccgcaagttgatcaccaaaacatacatcaagtgaatcacgtgaatatcccattgtcaccatagacaagcacggcaagacatacatcaagtgttctcaaatccttaaagactcaatccgataagataacttcaaagggaaaactcaattcattgctctaaactaatttttactctaacatctactacttaacaccCTTTGCTCTAAACTATTtttttttgctataaacaaacttttgctctactaatttttgctctaaaatgcagagagagagagagaggagtgggggaGGGGTGACTTACAGAgaagggagagacggtggcggggaggtgcttggcgacggaggcaggggcggagagggcgggctcgggcacgggcaacggcggtcctgggcgggctcgggcggcggtgaggtggagggcggcgacggtgaggtcgagggcggtctcgggcggcggcggtgaagctgagggcggcctcgggcggcggcggtgaggataaCGGCGGCCTCgaggggagacggtgaggttgcgggcatccacgccggcaggagacggcaGCGAAGTGAGGCGACGGTGAATTGGGGAGATGGCGacgagggcgagggatttggggaagaagtggtggccgggggggggCGTTGTTTAAGTGAAAACTtaacggtagcgcgtttccgaaaacgcgctatagctaagttagctacagcgcgtttcctgaaactcgctactgctattcctttctcctttttcccttttttcatttatttttctttacattttattttttcccttttttctttttctatttctttcattttcatttacttttctacttgtttttcatttattttattatcgttagcagtagcgccttacaaaTAAACGCGCTGTTACAACAAAGTTAGCGGTAGCGCTGTTTACGGCTCAGCGGTGGAAATTTTTGTAGTAGCACTTTTACGtttggacgcgctactgctatttgtgtatctgcagcgcggttttcttgagcgcgctactgctatctagcagcagcgcccataacacgtgctactgctaaagttctgtgtatagacttttccctagtagtgctacccCAACCCTTCCATTGGTTGTGGTTCTCGTCACAATGAAAATGGTGTTCACCTTCAACATGCAGCACTCTAGGAGGCGGCAGCTCCACGTCGCATCATTCGCTTGCCTATTGCAGCAACAACGACACAAACCTGCACGAACTCCACCAAGCGGTGGCTTGCATGCTGCCACCCCCCTCCTGACCTAGCCTAGGGCCGGGCATGCAACACTCACGCATGAACAAACTGCTTGGGCTATATACTGCCCACTGCTATAAAGAGCACCGTCTCGCCTCCGGCGAGTGCGCTACTGGCTGGCCCAGTACTGTAGCAGCGTCATGAGTTTTCCTTGTGGTATTTTTTTACTGTTTAAAGTGGTTTTCTTTGTTTGTCTCGgggtttctttttttctgttttcttgttTTCATTGCTTTTCTTCAAAGAAATtgctttctctcttttatttccctttttattcaACACATGTCTATATTTTTCgcacacattgtacatttttcttaCATCAAGAACATTCTTTTGCATGTTTACATATTTCaaatacataattaacatttttctaaatttatatttttatatgtttctcatacacattctatattttttgtatacatataatatattttttatGCATGTTTAATATTttgcaaatacatgattaacattttattgaatacatgtttttgaacatttttttaatatgtgTTAAAAAAATAAAATGCATGTTTAAATAATCAAAGATAATAAAACCTTTTTAAAACTATGTGAACATTTTTCACATTgtataaatatttttttaaatgtcacaacaTTCTATTAAAATGCGTGATTATGGACCAACCTGTTTAAGGCGTCCTTGAGGGGCGATTGGCTTGTATCTTGCTGCTGGCAAGACACATCAGCACCCTGACTCCCCTCaaaattttctcaaaaaaaaaaaaagcgcCCTGACCAAACTTGCCATGTTCACAGCTTCCCTAATCTGCACACACTTATTGCTAATGAGACTCACTTTCAGCTTGCATGTACACACATGGTCAATTCTCTATCCGTGCACACGGTAACATGACTCGGCTATATGCATGACCCAAACTCAAAGCAAGGAaaaccaaagatgatgaacatcatACAGCAAGGTTTGCTCTAACAAGAAGCTCCACCGCATGGTTCACTTGGATTTGTGTCCCACAAGTACATGTGGGCAGTGTAAAGGACACAAATCAGCGGCAGTAGATATTTACTACCAAACCCAAGAAAATAATGACAAATTTACCAAATAATTTACCATTGCAATAAACAAATAGGGGTGTGTACCACAACACATCAATGTTACATTAGATGTCCTCAACTTACAATACTATAAAGAAAATGCAATGCAATACAAACGAAGCTAAAGACAAAATAATACTACTTCAACAAACAAACACACGTGGAACACAAGACTGTTTAGAACTGTGCTTGGATCCAATCTACCGTGTTCTTCTCCACCTGGAAGGCCTTGGTAATAACATCATCTGAGATGGCAGGCTCCGACACAAACACCGCATTGGCTACCGTGATCACTCCGGGGTTCTGGCTGCTCAGTGCCGCGATGGCCACCGCATGTGTATTCCCATTATTGAACTGGTAATGGACGAGGCCCTTGGGGAACACAAACACGTCTCCCTTGGCGAGAACCTTGGTGAAGTGTCGGTTCTCAGGGTCCGAGGTGACGAAGCCGACGTGGAGACAACCCTCTAGCACGGTCAAGATCTCGGTGGAGCGTGGGTGGGTGTGAGGAGGGTTGAGGCCGTTCGGCGCGTAGTCGATGCGGACGAGGGAGATGCCCATGGTGTTAAGACCGCCGATCTGCACGACGTTGACGGCGGTCACCGCGGAACCCTGCTTGTTGGCCGTGTTGCCGGCCAGATGGAGGCCGGAGAAGAAGAAGTCCTCGGCGACGATGTAGAACttgatgcagagatatgatgctaTTTTCATGATATATTTCGTGTATCCTACACAgacttttctctatcttttttcaTCTTTTCTAC is a window encoding:
- the LOC123040361 gene encoding putative germin-like protein 2-2, whose protein sequence is MKIASYLCIKFYIVAEDFFFSGLHLAGNTANKQGSAVTAVNVVQIGGLNTMGISLVRIDYAPNGLNPPHTHPRSTEILTVLEGCLHVGFVTSDPENRHFTKVLAKGDVFVFPKGLVHYQFNNGNTHAVAIAALSSQNPGVITVANAVFVSEPAISDDVITKAFQVEKNTVDWIQAQF